From one Catenuloplanes nepalensis genomic stretch:
- a CDS encoding IS110 family transposase, which yields MLFVGDDWAEDHHDVEVQNEAGQTLGVVRLPEGVEGVTRFHELVGRFLTGDAGPSQVLICIETDRGPWVRALVTAGYQVFAVNPKQAARHRELLSLSGAKSDKGDARMLADMLRTRRHQLRPVAADSEIAEAVKVVARAHQTLIWERTRHMLRLRTALREYFPAAVAAYEELTLTGRDALELLAKAPTPAGAAKLTLAQIGTVLKRARRRNVEGKAAGIQQALRTVELGQPETVTAAYAASVRATVAVLQTLNTEIKTLEGQVEEHFGRHPDAEVYLSQPGIGAVLGARVLAEFGDAAGRYTDAKSRKNYAGTAPLTRQSGKTKTVYARFIHNNRLIDALHMQASAAMLHDPEVRAYYDTLRDRDVKHQAALRQVGNRLVGILHGCLKTHTPYDQATAWSHRKKTTTTT from the coding sequence GTGTTGTTCGTCGGTGATGACTGGGCGGAAGATCATCATGATGTGGAGGTGCAGAACGAGGCCGGGCAGACACTGGGCGTGGTGCGGTTGCCGGAGGGTGTGGAAGGAGTGACCCGGTTCCATGAGCTGGTGGGCCGGTTCCTGACCGGGGATGCCGGGCCTTCGCAGGTGCTGATATGCATCGAGACGGATCGCGGGCCGTGGGTGCGGGCGCTGGTCACGGCCGGTTATCAGGTATTTGCGGTCAACCCGAAGCAAGCGGCCCGGCACCGGGAGCTGCTGTCGCTGTCAGGAGCGAAGAGTGACAAGGGCGACGCGCGGATGCTGGCGGACATGCTCCGGACCCGCCGGCATCAGTTACGGCCCGTCGCCGCGGATTCCGAGATCGCTGAGGCGGTCAAGGTCGTCGCGAGGGCGCATCAGACACTGATCTGGGAACGCACACGGCACATGCTGCGGCTGCGCACGGCGTTGCGGGAGTATTTTCCGGCCGCGGTCGCCGCTTACGAGGAGTTGACGCTCACCGGCCGTGACGCTCTGGAGCTTCTGGCGAAGGCCCCGACACCGGCCGGCGCGGCGAAGCTGACCCTGGCACAGATCGGTACGGTGCTGAAACGGGCCCGCCGCCGCAACGTTGAGGGCAAGGCGGCCGGGATCCAGCAGGCGTTGCGGACCGTCGAGCTCGGCCAGCCCGAGACGGTCACGGCCGCCTATGCGGCCTCGGTCCGGGCGACGGTCGCGGTCCTGCAGACCCTCAACACCGAGATCAAAACCCTGGAAGGGCAGGTCGAGGAGCATTTTGGCCGGCACCCAGACGCTGAGGTCTATCTCAGCCAGCCCGGTATCGGGGCTGTCCTCGGCGCCCGGGTGCTCGCCGAGTTCGGGGACGCCGCCGGCCGTTACACCGACGCGAAATCCCGGAAGAACTATGCCGGAACCGCACCACTGACCCGCCAGTCCGGGAAAACGAAGACCGTCTACGCCCGGTTCATCCACAACAACCGCCTCATCGACGCCCTGCACATGCAGGCCAGCGCCGCGATGCTGCACGATCCCGAAGTCCGCGCCTACTACGACACCCTCCGCGACCGCGACGTCAAGCACCAAGCCGCACTCCGCCAGGTCGGCAACCGCCTCGTCGGCATCCTCCACGGCTGCCTCAAGACCCACACCCCCTACGACCAGGCCACCGCCTGGTCACACCGCAAGAAAACCACCACCACAACTTGA
- a CDS encoding GNAT family N-acetyltransferase, whose translation MRTWRATYRGFVPDDYLSALDPVRWRPFWQDRLRTPEGRAGVLVLLPDPGDRPVGFAIFGRSRDPAVADLGHEASGGGDSGRVGSGREASGGGDSGRAGSDRNAFGGDGSGDGSGRDGSGGDGSAGGDGSGGAGSGRDGCGGDGSAGGGGSGGAGSERDGSDGDDSGRDGVAGGASGGVGEIFAIYVLPAHQGGGGGRLLISGALRALAADGCDRATLWVLEGNAAARRFYEHGGWHPDGSTKRDESRGFPLDEIRYARHLP comes from the coding sequence GTGCGCACGTGGCGGGCCACCTACCGCGGCTTCGTCCCGGACGACTACCTGTCCGCCCTCGACCCGGTCCGCTGGCGCCCGTTCTGGCAGGACCGGTTGCGCACGCCCGAGGGCCGCGCCGGCGTGCTGGTGCTGCTGCCGGACCCCGGCGACCGCCCGGTCGGCTTCGCCATCTTCGGCCGCTCCCGAGACCCGGCCGTCGCCGATCTCGGCCACGAGGCTTCCGGCGGCGGTGATTCGGGCCGCGTGGGTTCCGGCCGCGAGGCTTCTGGTGGCGGTGATTCGGGCCGCGCCGGTTCCGACCGCAACGCTTTCGGAGGCGACGGCAGTGGCGACGGTTCCGGCCGTGATGGTTCCGGAGGCGACGGCAGTGCCGGCGGCGACGGTTCCGGTGGCGCGGGTTCTGGCCGTGATGGTTGCGGGGGCGATGGCAGTGCCGGGGGCGGCGGTTCCGGTGGCGCGGGTTCTGAACGCGATGGTTCCGACGGTGACGATTCGGGCCGCGATGGTGTCGCCGGCGGCGCTTCCGGCGGTGTCGGGGAGATCTTCGCGATCTATGTGCTACCCGCCCATCAAGGCGGCGGCGGAGGCCGGCTGCTGATCTCCGGGGCGCTGCGCGCGCTCGCCGCCGACGGCTGCGACCGGGCCACGCTCTGGGTGCTGGAGGGCAACGCAGCGGCGCGCCGCTTCTACGAACATGGTGGCTGGCACCCCGACGGGTCCACCAAACGCGACGAATCGCGCGGCTTCCCGCTGGACGAAATCCGCTATGCCCGCCACCTTCCGTGA
- a CDS encoding sensor histidine kinase — translation MSRPRSVPVPDPEVTALADLPALSGMTVPADEITEAIGLRRVLETTTEAFVSMDSDGRVRAWNPAAERLLGWHAAEVIGRVLADTIIPEPLREAHAGGMQRFMATGEARVAGERLALPALHRDGHVVTVEVVIWPNKVEGIWWFHAFLHDISDRVASEERLRRERLFLSTVLDSLSDGVVACDAAAVITTVNPSARQMHGRPAPTVPMTEVFARLDARHPDGTPMTYDELPLIRALHGEIVVDAEVVLADRRVVCTGRQLRDATGAVAGAVVAARDVTAERAAESYNALLAARLRQTIAVQREVIEAAADRTETLRLVADRALEMFPQADGAAVAILDGDEMVYTAVAGSMTPNAGLRLPVATSFSGHAVRAATTMRCDDPDTDPRMDREACRRAGLASALVAPLLSEDQVTGVLLIISRRTGAFDDSDAQHLELLGHSLSGGLRHADDYAEINRLLAERTAALSEVEAANALKLDLIGMLGHEIATPLMSILSTVELTDDVHEMPEALQLIGRQATRLDTLVREVLTQVALDAGRLHADREPVALGAAIAAAIDLAAAGAVPVDGDASVSVLVNRGHLQQMLVNYLTNAAKYGGGAVAVEVTRTAENAIRVAVRDAGDGVPGGFRDQLFSQFSRARRTAASKPGTGLGLYIVRGLARANGGDAGYLPAVPHGSIFYLDLETA, via the coding sequence ATGTCCCGGCCCCGATCGGTGCCGGTGCCGGACCCGGAGGTGACGGCGCTGGCCGACCTGCCCGCGCTCTCCGGCATGACCGTGCCCGCCGACGAGATCACCGAGGCGATCGGGCTGCGCCGGGTGCTGGAGACCACCACCGAGGCGTTCGTGTCGATGGACTCGGACGGCAGGGTACGCGCCTGGAACCCGGCCGCCGAACGCCTGCTCGGCTGGCATGCGGCCGAGGTCATCGGCCGGGTCCTGGCCGACACGATCATCCCGGAGCCACTGCGCGAGGCACACGCCGGCGGCATGCAGCGGTTCATGGCCACCGGCGAGGCACGGGTGGCCGGCGAACGGCTGGCGCTGCCCGCGCTGCACCGCGACGGTCACGTGGTCACGGTCGAGGTGGTGATCTGGCCGAACAAGGTCGAGGGCATCTGGTGGTTCCACGCGTTCCTGCACGACATCAGCGACCGGGTCGCGTCCGAGGAACGGCTGCGCCGCGAGCGGCTGTTCCTCTCCACCGTGCTGGACAGCCTCTCCGACGGCGTCGTCGCCTGCGACGCGGCCGCGGTGATCACCACGGTCAACCCGTCCGCGCGGCAGATGCACGGACGGCCGGCGCCGACCGTACCGATGACGGAGGTCTTCGCGCGCCTCGACGCACGTCATCCGGACGGCACGCCGATGACCTACGACGAGCTGCCGCTGATCCGCGCGCTGCACGGCGAGATCGTGGTGGACGCGGAGGTGGTACTCGCCGACCGCCGCGTGGTCTGCACCGGCCGGCAGTTGCGCGACGCGACCGGCGCGGTCGCCGGCGCGGTCGTCGCGGCCCGGGACGTCACCGCGGAACGCGCGGCCGAGTCGTACAACGCGCTGCTGGCCGCGCGGCTGCGGCAGACGATCGCGGTGCAGCGCGAGGTGATCGAGGCGGCCGCGGACCGCACCGAGACCCTGCGGCTGGTCGCGGACCGGGCGCTGGAGATGTTCCCACAGGCCGACGGCGCCGCGGTCGCGATACTCGACGGCGACGAGATGGTCTACACCGCGGTCGCCGGGTCGATGACGCCGAACGCCGGGCTGCGCCTGCCGGTGGCCACGTCGTTCAGCGGGCACGCGGTGCGCGCGGCGACCACCATGCGCTGCGACGACCCGGACACCGACCCGCGCATGGACCGCGAGGCCTGCCGCCGGGCCGGCCTCGCGTCCGCGCTGGTCGCGCCGCTGCTCTCGGAGGACCAGGTGACCGGCGTCCTGCTGATCATCAGCCGCCGCACCGGCGCGTTCGACGACAGCGACGCGCAGCACCTGGAGCTGCTCGGACACAGCCTGAGCGGCGGGCTGCGGCACGCGGACGACTACGCGGAGATCAACCGGCTGCTGGCCGAACGCACCGCCGCGCTCTCCGAGGTGGAGGCCGCGAACGCGCTGAAACTCGACCTGATCGGCATGCTCGGCCACGAGATCGCCACCCCGCTGATGTCGATCCTCTCCACCGTCGAGCTGACCGACGACGTGCACGAGATGCCCGAAGCGCTCCAACTCATCGGGCGGCAGGCGACCCGACTCGACACGCTGGTCCGCGAGGTGCTCACCCAGGTGGCACTGGACGCGGGCCGGCTGCACGCGGACCGTGAGCCGGTCGCGCTCGGCGCCGCGATCGCCGCGGCGATCGACCTGGCGGCGGCGGGGGCGGTGCCGGTGGACGGCGACGCATCGGTCTCCGTGCTGGTCAACCGCGGGCACCTGCAGCAGATGCTGGTCAACTATCTGACCAACGCGGCCAAGTACGGCGGGGGCGCGGTCGCGGTCGAGGTCACCCGTACGGCTGAAAACGCGATCAGGGTCGCGGTCCGGGACGCCGGAGACGGCGTACCGGGAGGGTTCCGGGACCAGCTCTTCTCGCAGTTCAGCCGCGCCCGGCGGACCGCGGCCAGCAAGCCGGGGACCGGGCTCGGGCTCTACATCGTTCGAGGTCTCGCGCGTGCGAACGGGGGCGATGCCGGTTACCTCCCGGCCGTACCGCATGGGTCGATCTTCTATCTCGACCTGGAAACGGCGTGA
- a CDS encoding MMPL family transporter, translating into MFASWGSLMHRLRWTTVIVVVAASIASGVWGLGVFGQLSEGGYIDPGSESAQAAEVAEEALGAQGGDVIVIYTPDGGNVDDPAVAEAITTDLAALPADKVESAGSYWQLAAAAQAAAQPQGQQPADPQAAAQAAQATQFVTPDKRSAIALVTLAGANETEKLENYRDIKDDFTVDGVETKVGGAAALQHSTSERSKSDLTLAEGVSLPVVLVLLVLIFGSLVAAALPVLVGGLAVLGALGVLHVIALTTEVNSFAVNVASLLGLGMAIDYGLFMVGRFREELAAGRGTAIAVRNTVATAGRTVAFSATLLIIALAGLMLFPQGFLKSLSYGGMSAVALAAFTSLTLLPAMLGLLGPRVDKLALPRRKKQIQGEKPVMSTGWERLARFVMKRPLLVALPILALLVFLAVPIKDVQFGEIDERVLPSGDPAREALAELKAEFPALSGTGVQVVLRGADAAAAQPFAAEVANVAGIGEATISGSQNGVTEITAALESEDALDRTAKDAVEQIRALDAPAGAEVLVGGFTARNVDSIEATYAQLPWMVLLLAGATLVLMFLAFGSVLLPVKAVVMSALSLTATFGVLVFVFQEGHGAGLLNVTPAPLEVGIVVLMAAVVFGLSTDYEVFLLSRMVEARTKGASTADAVVTGIVRTGRVISAAAILLVVVTGAFALSSLTMMRFIGVGMILALVLDATVVRMLLVPAVIRLMGDAAWWAPGPLRRLQERAGLAETDEIEEEGEGAGLVRTGA; encoded by the coding sequence ATGTTCGCGTCATGGGGCTCACTCATGCACCGCCTGCGCTGGACCACGGTGATCGTGGTCGTGGCCGCCTCCATCGCCTCCGGCGTGTGGGGTCTCGGCGTCTTCGGTCAGCTCTCCGAGGGCGGCTACATCGATCCCGGCAGCGAGTCGGCGCAGGCCGCGGAGGTCGCCGAGGAGGCGCTCGGCGCGCAGGGCGGCGACGTGATCGTCATCTACACGCCGGACGGCGGGAACGTCGACGACCCGGCCGTGGCCGAGGCGATCACCACGGACCTGGCGGCCCTCCCGGCGGACAAGGTCGAGTCGGCCGGCTCCTACTGGCAGCTCGCGGCCGCGGCCCAGGCCGCCGCGCAGCCCCAGGGTCAGCAGCCCGCCGACCCGCAGGCCGCCGCGCAGGCCGCCCAGGCCACGCAGTTCGTCACCCCGGACAAGCGCAGCGCGATCGCGCTGGTCACGCTCGCGGGAGCGAACGAGACGGAGAAGCTGGAGAACTACCGCGACATCAAGGACGACTTCACGGTCGACGGCGTCGAGACCAAGGTCGGTGGCGCCGCCGCGCTGCAGCACTCGACGTCCGAGCGGTCCAAGTCGGATCTGACCTTGGCCGAGGGCGTGTCGCTCCCGGTCGTACTCGTGCTGCTGGTCCTGATCTTCGGTTCGCTCGTCGCGGCCGCACTGCCGGTGCTGGTCGGTGGCCTGGCCGTGCTCGGCGCGCTCGGCGTGCTGCACGTGATCGCGCTGACCACCGAGGTCAACTCGTTCGCGGTGAACGTGGCCAGCCTGCTCGGCCTCGGCATGGCGATCGACTACGGCCTGTTCATGGTCGGCCGGTTCCGCGAGGAGCTGGCGGCCGGGCGCGGCACCGCCATCGCGGTGCGGAACACGGTGGCCACCGCGGGCCGGACCGTCGCGTTCTCCGCCACGCTGCTCATCATCGCGCTGGCCGGCCTGATGCTGTTCCCGCAGGGTTTCCTCAAGTCGCTGTCCTACGGCGGCATGTCCGCGGTCGCGCTGGCCGCGTTCACCTCGCTCACGCTGCTGCCGGCCATGCTCGGGCTGCTCGGCCCGCGCGTCGACAAGCTGGCGCTCCCGCGCCGCAAGAAGCAGATCCAGGGCGAGAAGCCGGTCATGAGTACGGGGTGGGAGCGCCTGGCCCGGTTCGTCATGAAGCGGCCCCTGCTGGTCGCGCTGCCGATCCTGGCGCTGCTGGTCTTCCTCGCCGTGCCGATCAAGGACGTGCAGTTCGGCGAGATCGACGAGCGCGTGCTCCCGTCCGGCGACCCGGCACGCGAGGCCCTGGCGGAACTGAAGGCCGAGTTCCCCGCGCTGAGCGGCACCGGCGTCCAGGTCGTGCTGCGCGGCGCCGACGCGGCCGCGGCGCAGCCGTTCGCGGCCGAGGTGGCGAACGTCGCCGGCATCGGCGAGGCCACCATCTCCGGCTCGCAGAACGGCGTCACCGAGATCACCGCGGCGCTGGAGTCCGAGGACGCGCTCGACCGGACCGCCAAGGACGCGGTCGAGCAGATCCGCGCCCTGGACGCCCCGGCCGGCGCGGAGGTGCTGGTCGGCGGCTTCACCGCACGGAACGTGGACAGCATCGAGGCCACCTACGCGCAGTTGCCGTGGATGGTGCTGCTGCTGGCCGGCGCCACGCTGGTGCTGATGTTCCTGGCCTTCGGCTCGGTGCTGCTGCCGGTCAAGGCCGTGGTGATGAGCGCGCTCAGCCTCACCGCCACGTTCGGCGTGCTGGTCTTCGTGTTCCAGGAGGGCCACGGCGCCGGCCTGCTCAACGTGACGCCCGCGCCGCTGGAGGTCGGCATCGTGGTGCTGATGGCCGCGGTGGTGTTCGGCCTCTCCACCGACTACGAGGTGTTCCTGCTGTCCCGGATGGTGGAGGCGCGCACCAAGGGCGCGTCCACGGCCGACGCGGTCGTCACCGGCATCGTCCGCACCGGCAGGGTGATCAGCGCGGCCGCGATCCTGCTGGTCGTGGTCACCGGCGCGTTCGCGCTGTCGTCGCTGACCATGATGCGGTTCATCGGCGTCGGCATGATCCTGGCGCTGGTCCTGGACGCGACCGTGGTCCGCATGCTGCTGGTCCCGGCCGTGATCCGCCTGATGGGCGACGCTGCCTGGTGGGCGCCCGGGCCGCTGCGCCGGCTGCAGGAGCGGGCCGGGCTCGCCGAGACCGACGAGATCGAGGAGGAGGGTGAGGGCGCCGGCCTGGTCAGGACCGGCGCCTGA